In Coregonus clupeaformis isolate EN_2021a chromosome 7, ASM2061545v1, whole genome shotgun sequence, one genomic interval encodes:
- the LOC121569993 gene encoding putative oxidoreductase GLYR1 isoform X5, with protein MATMHLRIGDLVWGKLGRYPPWPGKVVSPPKDLKKPRGKKCHFVKFFGTEDHAWIKVEQLKPYHPHKEEMIKINKGKRFQQAVDAVEDFLKKKEKQGGKEQSSEGKGDSKGKKTPTKPLKILEEDDEDLSALKDPSEKPASSMEPISKRLKIVEEDTGSTSIQAADSTAINGSIIPTDKRIGFLGLGLMGSGIVSNLLKMGHVVTVWNRTAEKVPQDNQHCDLFIQEGARLGRTPAEVVSMCDITFSCVSDPKAARDLVLGPSGVLQGIRPGKCYVEMSTLDPETITELSQVISSRGGRFLEAPVAGSQQVSNEGMLVILAAGDRTVYEDCSSCFQAMGKTSFFLGEAGNAAKMMLILNMVQGSFMATIAEGLTLAQATGQSQHTFLDILSQGQMASTFVDQKCQNILQGNFKPDYYLKHIQKDLRLAISMGDTANHPTPMAAAANEVYKRAKALDQSDNDMSAVYRAYIH; from the exons ATGGCGACGATGCATCTGAGAATCGGGGACTTGGTTTG GGGAAAGCTCGGGCGCTATCCTCCGTGGCCAGGCAAG GTCGTCAGTCCTCCAAAGGACCTGAAAAAGCCAAGAGGCAAAAAATGCCATTTTGTCAAATTCTTTGGAACTGAAGACCA tgcctGGATAAAGGTGGAGCAGCTGAAGCCATACCATCCCCACAAAGAGGAGATGATCAAGATCAACAAGGGCAAACGTTTCCAACAAGCTGTGGACGCGGTGGAAGACTTCCTGAAGAAGAAAGAGAAACAGGGGGGGAAAGAACAG AGCTCTGAGGGTAAAGGGGACTCTAAAGGAAAGAAGACTCCAACTAAACCCCTGAAGATCCTAGAGGAGGATGATGAAGACCTCAGTGCCCTGAAAGACCCCTCTGAGAAG cctGCCTCATCCATGGAGCCTATCAGTAAACGCCTGAAGATCGTTGAGGAG GATACGGGGTCAACATCTATACAAGCTGCTGACAGTACAGCTATCAATGGCAGTATTATACCCACAGACAAACG GATAGGGTTCCTAGGGCTGGGGCTTATGGGTAGTGGAATAGTGTCCAACCTGTTAAAGATGGGTCACGTCGTCACAGTGTGGAATCGCACAGCAGAAAAGGTACCACAAGACAACCAACAT TGTGACCTGTTCATCCAGGAGGGGGCCAGGTTAGGGCGGACCCCAGCAGAGGTGGTCTCCATGTGTGACATCACCTTCTCCTGCGTCTCAGACCCCAAGGCTGCCAGAGAT TTGGTACTGGGTCCCAGTGGAGTGCTCCAGGGCATCAGGCCAGGGAAATGTTACGTAGAGATGTCTACCCTCGACCCAGAGACCATCACAGAGCTCTCACag GTGATATCGTCGCGGGGCGGGCGCTTCCTGGAGGCTCCTGTGGCAGGGAGCCAGCAGGTGTCTAACGAGGGCATGCTGGTCATCCTAGCTGCCGGAGACAGGACGGTCTACGAAGACTGCAGCTCCTGTTTCCAGGCCATGGGAAAGACCTCCTTCTTCCTAG gtgAGGCGGGTAACGCAGCAAAGAtgatgctgatcctcaacatggtaCAGGGAAGCTTCATGGCCACCATCGCCGAGGGGCTGACCCTAGCCCAGGCCACGGGCCAATCACAGCATACCTTCCTGGACATCCTGTCTCAGGGTCAGATGGCCAGCACCTTCGTGGACCAAAAATGCCAGA ATATCCTACAGGGCAACTTCAAACCAGACTACTATTTGAAACACATTCAGAAGGATCTGAGGCTAGCCATCTCCATGGGTGACACAGCCAATCACCCAACCCCTATGGCTGCAGCAGCCAATGAG GTCTACAAGAGGGCTAAAGCACTGGACCAGTCAGACAACGACATGTCGGCTGTCTACAGAGCCTACATTCACTAA
- the LOC121569993 gene encoding putative oxidoreductase GLYR1 isoform X6: MATMHLRIGDLVWGKLGRYPPWPGKVVSPPKDLKKPRGKKCHFVKFFGTEDHAWIKVEQLKPYHPHKEEMIKINKGKRFQQAVDAVEDFLKKKEKQGGKEQSSEGKGDSKGKKTPTKPLKILEEDDEDLSALKDPSEKPASSMEPISKRLKIVEEDTGSTSIQAADSTAINGSIIPTDKRIGFLGLGLMGSGIVSNLLKMGHVVTVWNRTAEKCDLFIQEGARLGRTPAEVVSMCDITFSCVSDPKAARDLVLGPSGVLQGIRPGKCYVEMSTLDPETITELSQVISSRGGRFLEAPVAGSQQVSNEGMLVILAAGDRTVYEDCSSCFQAMGKTSFFLGEAGNAAKMMLILNMVQGSFMATIAEGLTLAQATGQSQHTFLDILSQGQMASTFVDQKCQNILQGNFKPDYYLKHIQKDLRLAISMGDTANHPTPMAAAANEVYKRAKALDQSDNDMSAVYRAYIH; this comes from the exons ATGGCGACGATGCATCTGAGAATCGGGGACTTGGTTTG GGGAAAGCTCGGGCGCTATCCTCCGTGGCCAGGCAAG GTCGTCAGTCCTCCAAAGGACCTGAAAAAGCCAAGAGGCAAAAAATGCCATTTTGTCAAATTCTTTGGAACTGAAGACCA tgcctGGATAAAGGTGGAGCAGCTGAAGCCATACCATCCCCACAAAGAGGAGATGATCAAGATCAACAAGGGCAAACGTTTCCAACAAGCTGTGGACGCGGTGGAAGACTTCCTGAAGAAGAAAGAGAAACAGGGGGGGAAAGAACAG AGCTCTGAGGGTAAAGGGGACTCTAAAGGAAAGAAGACTCCAACTAAACCCCTGAAGATCCTAGAGGAGGATGATGAAGACCTCAGTGCCCTGAAAGACCCCTCTGAGAAG cctGCCTCATCCATGGAGCCTATCAGTAAACGCCTGAAGATCGTTGAGGAG GATACGGGGTCAACATCTATACAAGCTGCTGACAGTACAGCTATCAATGGCAGTATTATACCCACAGACAAACG GATAGGGTTCCTAGGGCTGGGGCTTATGGGTAGTGGAATAGTGTCCAACCTGTTAAAGATGGGTCACGTCGTCACAGTGTGGAATCGCACAGCAGAAAAG TGTGACCTGTTCATCCAGGAGGGGGCCAGGTTAGGGCGGACCCCAGCAGAGGTGGTCTCCATGTGTGACATCACCTTCTCCTGCGTCTCAGACCCCAAGGCTGCCAGAGAT TTGGTACTGGGTCCCAGTGGAGTGCTCCAGGGCATCAGGCCAGGGAAATGTTACGTAGAGATGTCTACCCTCGACCCAGAGACCATCACAGAGCTCTCACag GTGATATCGTCGCGGGGCGGGCGCTTCCTGGAGGCTCCTGTGGCAGGGAGCCAGCAGGTGTCTAACGAGGGCATGCTGGTCATCCTAGCTGCCGGAGACAGGACGGTCTACGAAGACTGCAGCTCCTGTTTCCAGGCCATGGGAAAGACCTCCTTCTTCCTAG gtgAGGCGGGTAACGCAGCAAAGAtgatgctgatcctcaacatggtaCAGGGAAGCTTCATGGCCACCATCGCCGAGGGGCTGACCCTAGCCCAGGCCACGGGCCAATCACAGCATACCTTCCTGGACATCCTGTCTCAGGGTCAGATGGCCAGCACCTTCGTGGACCAAAAATGCCAGA ATATCCTACAGGGCAACTTCAAACCAGACTACTATTTGAAACACATTCAGAAGGATCTGAGGCTAGCCATCTCCATGGGTGACACAGCCAATCACCCAACCCCTATGGCTGCAGCAGCCAATGAG GTCTACAAGAGGGCTAAAGCACTGGACCAGTCAGACAACGACATGTCGGCTGTCTACAGAGCCTACATTCACTAA
- the LOC121569993 gene encoding putative oxidoreductase GLYR1 isoform X4, translated as MATMHLRIGDLVWGKLGRYPPWPGKVVSPPKDLKKPRGKKCHFVKFFGTEDHAWIKVEQLKPYHPHKEEMIKINKGKRFQQAVDAVEDFLKKKEKQGGKEQSSEGKGDSKGKKTPTKPLKILEEDDEDLSALKDPSEKPVQDDPHFHHFLLSQTEKPASSMEPISKRLKIVEEDTGSTSIQAADSTAINGSIIPTDKRIGFLGLGLMGSGIVSNLLKMGHVVTVWNRTAEKVPQDNQHCDLFIQEGARLGRTPAEVVSMCDITFSCVSDPKAARDLVLGPSGVLQGIRPGKCYVEMSTLDPETITELSQVISSRGGRFLEAPVAGSQQVSNEGMLVILAAGDRTVYEDCSSCFQAMGKTSFFLGEAGNAAKMMLILNMVQGSFMATIAEGLTLAQATGQSQHTFLDILSQGQMASTFVDQKCQNILQGNFKPDYYLKHIQKDLRLAISMGDTANHPTPMAAAANEVYKRAKALDQSDNDMSAVYRAYIH; from the exons ATGGCGACGATGCATCTGAGAATCGGGGACTTGGTTTG GGGAAAGCTCGGGCGCTATCCTCCGTGGCCAGGCAAG GTCGTCAGTCCTCCAAAGGACCTGAAAAAGCCAAGAGGCAAAAAATGCCATTTTGTCAAATTCTTTGGAACTGAAGACCA tgcctGGATAAAGGTGGAGCAGCTGAAGCCATACCATCCCCACAAAGAGGAGATGATCAAGATCAACAAGGGCAAACGTTTCCAACAAGCTGTGGACGCGGTGGAAGACTTCCTGAAGAAGAAAGAGAAACAGGGGGGGAAAGAACAG AGCTCTGAGGGTAAAGGGGACTCTAAAGGAAAGAAGACTCCAACTAAACCCCTGAAGATCCTAGAGGAGGATGATGAAGACCTCAGTGCCCTGAAAGACCCCTCTGAGAAG CCAGTACAGGATGATCCCCATTTCCACCACTTTCTGCTCAGCCAGACTGAGAAG cctGCCTCATCCATGGAGCCTATCAGTAAACGCCTGAAGATCGTTGAGGAG GATACGGGGTCAACATCTATACAAGCTGCTGACAGTACAGCTATCAATGGCAGTATTATACCCACAGACAAACG GATAGGGTTCCTAGGGCTGGGGCTTATGGGTAGTGGAATAGTGTCCAACCTGTTAAAGATGGGTCACGTCGTCACAGTGTGGAATCGCACAGCAGAAAAGGTACCACAAGACAACCAACAT TGTGACCTGTTCATCCAGGAGGGGGCCAGGTTAGGGCGGACCCCAGCAGAGGTGGTCTCCATGTGTGACATCACCTTCTCCTGCGTCTCAGACCCCAAGGCTGCCAGAGAT TTGGTACTGGGTCCCAGTGGAGTGCTCCAGGGCATCAGGCCAGGGAAATGTTACGTAGAGATGTCTACCCTCGACCCAGAGACCATCACAGAGCTCTCACag GTGATATCGTCGCGGGGCGGGCGCTTCCTGGAGGCTCCTGTGGCAGGGAGCCAGCAGGTGTCTAACGAGGGCATGCTGGTCATCCTAGCTGCCGGAGACAGGACGGTCTACGAAGACTGCAGCTCCTGTTTCCAGGCCATGGGAAAGACCTCCTTCTTCCTAG gtgAGGCGGGTAACGCAGCAAAGAtgatgctgatcctcaacatggtaCAGGGAAGCTTCATGGCCACCATCGCCGAGGGGCTGACCCTAGCCCAGGCCACGGGCCAATCACAGCATACCTTCCTGGACATCCTGTCTCAGGGTCAGATGGCCAGCACCTTCGTGGACCAAAAATGCCAGA ATATCCTACAGGGCAACTTCAAACCAGACTACTATTTGAAACACATTCAGAAGGATCTGAGGCTAGCCATCTCCATGGGTGACACAGCCAATCACCCAACCCCTATGGCTGCAGCAGCCAATGAG GTCTACAAGAGGGCTAAAGCACTGGACCAGTCAGACAACGACATGTCGGCTGTCTACAGAGCCTACATTCACTAA
- the LOC121569993 gene encoding putative oxidoreductase GLYR1 isoform X3 gives MATMHLRIGDLVWGKLGRYPPWPGKVVSPPKDLKKPRGKKCHFVKFFGTEDHAWIKVEQLKPYHPHKEEMIKINKGKRFQQAVDAVEDFLKKKEKQGGKEQSSEGKGDSKGKKTPTKPLKILEEDDEDLSALKDPSEKDLTESDPEPSSVERLGDLGTTGPVSGFKWESSPASSMEPISKRLKIVEEDTGSTSIQAADSTAINGSIIPTDKRIGFLGLGLMGSGIVSNLLKMGHVVTVWNRTAEKVPQDNQHCDLFIQEGARLGRTPAEVVSMCDITFSCVSDPKAARDLVLGPSGVLQGIRPGKCYVEMSTLDPETITELSQVISSRGGRFLEAPVAGSQQVSNEGMLVILAAGDRTVYEDCSSCFQAMGKTSFFLGEAGNAAKMMLILNMVQGSFMATIAEGLTLAQATGQSQHTFLDILSQGQMASTFVDQKCQNILQGNFKPDYYLKHIQKDLRLAISMGDTANHPTPMAAAANEVYKRAKALDQSDNDMSAVYRAYIH, from the exons ATGGCGACGATGCATCTGAGAATCGGGGACTTGGTTTG GGGAAAGCTCGGGCGCTATCCTCCGTGGCCAGGCAAG GTCGTCAGTCCTCCAAAGGACCTGAAAAAGCCAAGAGGCAAAAAATGCCATTTTGTCAAATTCTTTGGAACTGAAGACCA tgcctGGATAAAGGTGGAGCAGCTGAAGCCATACCATCCCCACAAAGAGGAGATGATCAAGATCAACAAGGGCAAACGTTTCCAACAAGCTGTGGACGCGGTGGAAGACTTCCTGAAGAAGAAAGAGAAACAGGGGGGGAAAGAACAG AGCTCTGAGGGTAAAGGGGACTCTAAAGGAAAGAAGACTCCAACTAAACCCCTGAAGATCCTAGAGGAGGATGATGAAGACCTCAGTGCCCTGAAAGACCCCTCTGAGAAG GACCTAACTGAATCTGACCCAGAGCCGTCCAGTGTTGAGCGGCTAGGGGACCTGGGGACAACTGGACCTGTTTCAGGATTCAAATGGGAGAGCAGT cctGCCTCATCCATGGAGCCTATCAGTAAACGCCTGAAGATCGTTGAGGAG GATACGGGGTCAACATCTATACAAGCTGCTGACAGTACAGCTATCAATGGCAGTATTATACCCACAGACAAACG GATAGGGTTCCTAGGGCTGGGGCTTATGGGTAGTGGAATAGTGTCCAACCTGTTAAAGATGGGTCACGTCGTCACAGTGTGGAATCGCACAGCAGAAAAGGTACCACAAGACAACCAACAT TGTGACCTGTTCATCCAGGAGGGGGCCAGGTTAGGGCGGACCCCAGCAGAGGTGGTCTCCATGTGTGACATCACCTTCTCCTGCGTCTCAGACCCCAAGGCTGCCAGAGAT TTGGTACTGGGTCCCAGTGGAGTGCTCCAGGGCATCAGGCCAGGGAAATGTTACGTAGAGATGTCTACCCTCGACCCAGAGACCATCACAGAGCTCTCACag GTGATATCGTCGCGGGGCGGGCGCTTCCTGGAGGCTCCTGTGGCAGGGAGCCAGCAGGTGTCTAACGAGGGCATGCTGGTCATCCTAGCTGCCGGAGACAGGACGGTCTACGAAGACTGCAGCTCCTGTTTCCAGGCCATGGGAAAGACCTCCTTCTTCCTAG gtgAGGCGGGTAACGCAGCAAAGAtgatgctgatcctcaacatggtaCAGGGAAGCTTCATGGCCACCATCGCCGAGGGGCTGACCCTAGCCCAGGCCACGGGCCAATCACAGCATACCTTCCTGGACATCCTGTCTCAGGGTCAGATGGCCAGCACCTTCGTGGACCAAAAATGCCAGA ATATCCTACAGGGCAACTTCAAACCAGACTACTATTTGAAACACATTCAGAAGGATCTGAGGCTAGCCATCTCCATGGGTGACACAGCCAATCACCCAACCCCTATGGCTGCAGCAGCCAATGAG GTCTACAAGAGGGCTAAAGCACTGGACCAGTCAGACAACGACATGTCGGCTGTCTACAGAGCCTACATTCACTAA
- the LOC121569993 gene encoding putative oxidoreductase GLYR1 isoform X1 produces the protein MATMHLRIGDLVWGKLGRYPPWPGKVVSPPKDLKKPRGKKCHFVKFFGTEDHAWIKVEQLKPYHPHKEEMIKINKGKRFQQAVDAVEDFLKKKEKQGGKEQSSEGKGDSKGKKTPTKPLKILEEDDEDLSALKDPSEKDLTESDPEPSSVERLGDLGTTGPVSGFKWESSPVQDDPHFHHFLLSQTEKPASSMEPISKRLKIVEEDTGSTSIQAADSTAINGSIIPTDKRIGFLGLGLMGSGIVSNLLKMGHVVTVWNRTAEKVPQDNQHCDLFIQEGARLGRTPAEVVSMCDITFSCVSDPKAARDLVLGPSGVLQGIRPGKCYVEMSTLDPETITELSQVISSRGGRFLEAPVAGSQQVSNEGMLVILAAGDRTVYEDCSSCFQAMGKTSFFLGEAGNAAKMMLILNMVQGSFMATIAEGLTLAQATGQSQHTFLDILSQGQMASTFVDQKCQNILQGNFKPDYYLKHIQKDLRLAISMGDTANHPTPMAAAANEVYKRAKALDQSDNDMSAVYRAYIH, from the exons ATGGCGACGATGCATCTGAGAATCGGGGACTTGGTTTG GGGAAAGCTCGGGCGCTATCCTCCGTGGCCAGGCAAG GTCGTCAGTCCTCCAAAGGACCTGAAAAAGCCAAGAGGCAAAAAATGCCATTTTGTCAAATTCTTTGGAACTGAAGACCA tgcctGGATAAAGGTGGAGCAGCTGAAGCCATACCATCCCCACAAAGAGGAGATGATCAAGATCAACAAGGGCAAACGTTTCCAACAAGCTGTGGACGCGGTGGAAGACTTCCTGAAGAAGAAAGAGAAACAGGGGGGGAAAGAACAG AGCTCTGAGGGTAAAGGGGACTCTAAAGGAAAGAAGACTCCAACTAAACCCCTGAAGATCCTAGAGGAGGATGATGAAGACCTCAGTGCCCTGAAAGACCCCTCTGAGAAG GACCTAACTGAATCTGACCCAGAGCCGTCCAGTGTTGAGCGGCTAGGGGACCTGGGGACAACTGGACCTGTTTCAGGATTCAAATGGGAGAGCAGT CCAGTACAGGATGATCCCCATTTCCACCACTTTCTGCTCAGCCAGACTGAGAAG cctGCCTCATCCATGGAGCCTATCAGTAAACGCCTGAAGATCGTTGAGGAG GATACGGGGTCAACATCTATACAAGCTGCTGACAGTACAGCTATCAATGGCAGTATTATACCCACAGACAAACG GATAGGGTTCCTAGGGCTGGGGCTTATGGGTAGTGGAATAGTGTCCAACCTGTTAAAGATGGGTCACGTCGTCACAGTGTGGAATCGCACAGCAGAAAAGGTACCACAAGACAACCAACAT TGTGACCTGTTCATCCAGGAGGGGGCCAGGTTAGGGCGGACCCCAGCAGAGGTGGTCTCCATGTGTGACATCACCTTCTCCTGCGTCTCAGACCCCAAGGCTGCCAGAGAT TTGGTACTGGGTCCCAGTGGAGTGCTCCAGGGCATCAGGCCAGGGAAATGTTACGTAGAGATGTCTACCCTCGACCCAGAGACCATCACAGAGCTCTCACag GTGATATCGTCGCGGGGCGGGCGCTTCCTGGAGGCTCCTGTGGCAGGGAGCCAGCAGGTGTCTAACGAGGGCATGCTGGTCATCCTAGCTGCCGGAGACAGGACGGTCTACGAAGACTGCAGCTCCTGTTTCCAGGCCATGGGAAAGACCTCCTTCTTCCTAG gtgAGGCGGGTAACGCAGCAAAGAtgatgctgatcctcaacatggtaCAGGGAAGCTTCATGGCCACCATCGCCGAGGGGCTGACCCTAGCCCAGGCCACGGGCCAATCACAGCATACCTTCCTGGACATCCTGTCTCAGGGTCAGATGGCCAGCACCTTCGTGGACCAAAAATGCCAGA ATATCCTACAGGGCAACTTCAAACCAGACTACTATTTGAAACACATTCAGAAGGATCTGAGGCTAGCCATCTCCATGGGTGACACAGCCAATCACCCAACCCCTATGGCTGCAGCAGCCAATGAG GTCTACAAGAGGGCTAAAGCACTGGACCAGTCAGACAACGACATGTCGGCTGTCTACAGAGCCTACATTCACTAA
- the LOC121569993 gene encoding putative oxidoreductase GLYR1 isoform X2, whose protein sequence is MATMHLRIGDLVWGKLGRYPPWPGKVVSPPKDLKKPRGKKCHFVKFFGTEDHAWIKVEQLKPYHPHKEEMIKINKGKRFQQAVDAVEDFLKKKEKQGGKEQSSEGKGDSKGKKTPTKPLKILEEDDEDLSALKDPSEKDLTESDPEPSSVERLGDLGTTGPVSGFKWESSPVQDDPHFHHFLLSQTEKPASSMEPISKRLKIVEEDTGSTSIQAADSTAINGSIIPTDKRIGFLGLGLMGSGIVSNLLKMGHVVTVWNRTAEKCDLFIQEGARLGRTPAEVVSMCDITFSCVSDPKAARDLVLGPSGVLQGIRPGKCYVEMSTLDPETITELSQVISSRGGRFLEAPVAGSQQVSNEGMLVILAAGDRTVYEDCSSCFQAMGKTSFFLGEAGNAAKMMLILNMVQGSFMATIAEGLTLAQATGQSQHTFLDILSQGQMASTFVDQKCQNILQGNFKPDYYLKHIQKDLRLAISMGDTANHPTPMAAAANEVYKRAKALDQSDNDMSAVYRAYIH, encoded by the exons ATGGCGACGATGCATCTGAGAATCGGGGACTTGGTTTG GGGAAAGCTCGGGCGCTATCCTCCGTGGCCAGGCAAG GTCGTCAGTCCTCCAAAGGACCTGAAAAAGCCAAGAGGCAAAAAATGCCATTTTGTCAAATTCTTTGGAACTGAAGACCA tgcctGGATAAAGGTGGAGCAGCTGAAGCCATACCATCCCCACAAAGAGGAGATGATCAAGATCAACAAGGGCAAACGTTTCCAACAAGCTGTGGACGCGGTGGAAGACTTCCTGAAGAAGAAAGAGAAACAGGGGGGGAAAGAACAG AGCTCTGAGGGTAAAGGGGACTCTAAAGGAAAGAAGACTCCAACTAAACCCCTGAAGATCCTAGAGGAGGATGATGAAGACCTCAGTGCCCTGAAAGACCCCTCTGAGAAG GACCTAACTGAATCTGACCCAGAGCCGTCCAGTGTTGAGCGGCTAGGGGACCTGGGGACAACTGGACCTGTTTCAGGATTCAAATGGGAGAGCAGT CCAGTACAGGATGATCCCCATTTCCACCACTTTCTGCTCAGCCAGACTGAGAAG cctGCCTCATCCATGGAGCCTATCAGTAAACGCCTGAAGATCGTTGAGGAG GATACGGGGTCAACATCTATACAAGCTGCTGACAGTACAGCTATCAATGGCAGTATTATACCCACAGACAAACG GATAGGGTTCCTAGGGCTGGGGCTTATGGGTAGTGGAATAGTGTCCAACCTGTTAAAGATGGGTCACGTCGTCACAGTGTGGAATCGCACAGCAGAAAAG TGTGACCTGTTCATCCAGGAGGGGGCCAGGTTAGGGCGGACCCCAGCAGAGGTGGTCTCCATGTGTGACATCACCTTCTCCTGCGTCTCAGACCCCAAGGCTGCCAGAGAT TTGGTACTGGGTCCCAGTGGAGTGCTCCAGGGCATCAGGCCAGGGAAATGTTACGTAGAGATGTCTACCCTCGACCCAGAGACCATCACAGAGCTCTCACag GTGATATCGTCGCGGGGCGGGCGCTTCCTGGAGGCTCCTGTGGCAGGGAGCCAGCAGGTGTCTAACGAGGGCATGCTGGTCATCCTAGCTGCCGGAGACAGGACGGTCTACGAAGACTGCAGCTCCTGTTTCCAGGCCATGGGAAAGACCTCCTTCTTCCTAG gtgAGGCGGGTAACGCAGCAAAGAtgatgctgatcctcaacatggtaCAGGGAAGCTTCATGGCCACCATCGCCGAGGGGCTGACCCTAGCCCAGGCCACGGGCCAATCACAGCATACCTTCCTGGACATCCTGTCTCAGGGTCAGATGGCCAGCACCTTCGTGGACCAAAAATGCCAGA ATATCCTACAGGGCAACTTCAAACCAGACTACTATTTGAAACACATTCAGAAGGATCTGAGGCTAGCCATCTCCATGGGTGACACAGCCAATCACCCAACCCCTATGGCTGCAGCAGCCAATGAG GTCTACAAGAGGGCTAAAGCACTGGACCAGTCAGACAACGACATGTCGGCTGTCTACAGAGCCTACATTCACTAA